One segment of Macrobrachium rosenbergii isolate ZJJX-2024 chromosome 25, ASM4041242v1, whole genome shotgun sequence DNA contains the following:
- the LOC136852479 gene encoding uncharacterized protein: protein MSGQDEVRRQRSTYLFFFGSLLFLMAVVFALIGQWIVSVFCGLFAILSFIGAKRFATPLRRSRNPSTYHDMRGPNPVVVIRTTPGGNNTYVYSNNSFNVFPQELSAGGLRASRPADAPPAYSSTDPAYGLFAGSSVNSPEQDAAGVESSSAPSPQDAFAFKPSNDGLPSYEAAMSTRSASADVDYPSP, encoded by the exons ATGAGTGGACAAGATGAAGTTCGG CGACAACGCTCAACgtacttgtttttctttgggtCTCTGCTATTCTTGATGGCCGTCGTCTTCGCTCTGATTGGCCAGTGGATAGTCTCTGTTTTCTGCG GACTCTTcgctattctttcttttattggtgCCAAGAGATTCGCAACCCCACTCAGAAGGTCAAGAAACCCATCCACGTACCACGACATGCGAGGACCCAATCCTGTCGTGGTCATCAGAACAACACCGGGTGGGAATAACACTTACGTCTACAGTAACAACTCTTTTAACGTCTTCCCCCAAGAGCTAAGTGCAGGAGGGCTTAGAGCATCAAGGCCGGCAGACGCCCCTCCGGCTTATTCCTCAACGGATCCTGCGTACGGGCTTTTCGCTGGGAGCAGCGTCAACTCGCCAGAACAGGATGCGGCAGGCGTTGAGTCGTCATCTGCGCCTTCGCCGCAAGATGCCTTCGCATTCAAACCTTCCAATGACGGGCTGCCGAGCTACGAGGCTGCTATGTCCACCAGAAGTGCGTCAGCTGATGTTGATTATCCCTCCCCGTGA